From Salinicola endophyticus:
GAACCGCTCGCCGGCGCCGGTAGAGGCGCTGGTGGCCGAAGGCGCCAAGGCGGCCAAGTCGGCGCGGGCACTGGCCGCCAAGTGTGAAGTGCTGATCAGCATGCTGCCCGATGACCACAGCGTGCACGAGGTGCTGGTGGCGTCCAAGGCGCTCGAAGCGCTGCCCCGGGACAGCGTGCACGTCAACATGGCCACGGTATCACCGGGCCTGGCGCGGGCCATGAGTGCGCTGCATGAAGGTCTCGGTTCGCACTATGTCTCGGCCCCGGTGCTGGGTCGTCCGGACGTGGCTGCCGCGGGCAAGCTCAACATCATCGTGGCCGGGGCGGCGGCGGCGCAGGAACGTGTGGCGCCGGTCCTGGAGGCGCTGGGGCAGCGGCTGTGGCCGGTGGGCGAGGCACCGGAGCGCGGCTGCGTGGTCAAGATCGCGGCCAACTTCATGCTGGCCACGGCGATCGAATCGATGGGCGAGGCCTCGGCGCTGACCCGTGCCTACGGTATCGAGGCCGATACCTTTCTAGAGATCGTCACCAGCACGCTGTTCGCTGCGCCGGCCTATCAGGGCTACGGCAAGATGATTCGCGAGGCACGTTATACGCCAGCGGGGATGAAGATGGCGTGGGGCTTCAAGGACGTGAGCCTGGCGCTGGCAGCGTCGCAGGAGCGCCAGGTGCCGCTGCCGTTCGCCGGCGTGCTGCGTGACAGCCTGCTCGACGCCATGGCCCACGGCGATGCCGACAAGGACTGGGCGGCGCTGGCCGAGACTGCGGCGCGGCGCGGTAATCTCGACGCGCGCTAGGCGTTTCTCTATCCGCTACTCTGCCGATATGGGCGATTCAGGACTAGGTTTGTACGAAAAGTCAGCGAGCGAAGGCAAGACAAGGCAAAAATCGGCGAAGACGCGGAGTTTACGGGGTGTCAATGAGCATTCTGAGCTGATTTTTAACGCCGTATTGCCGAGCGCAGGTAGTTTTCGTACAAAGCCTAGCGATAGAGCCGAAAACGCCGGAAGTCGGGGATCTTCTGCTCTTCTTCCGGTGTCTTCTTCCAGCGCTTGTACTCCCACTGGTACTGCACCGGATCGAGCGCGATGGCGGTCTCGACGCAGGCGTTGACGCCGGTCGCCGAGGTCGCCTCGTCACTGGCGTAGACGCGCTCGTCGGCGGCCAGGAAGTGGATCGCGAAGCCGCGCCCTTC
This genomic window contains:
- a CDS encoding NAD(P)-dependent oxidoreductase, which encodes MNVGFVGLGAMGQGMAAQLLKAGHAVTVWNRSPAPVEALVAEGAKAAKSARALAAKCEVLISMLPDDHSVHEVLVASKALEALPRDSVHVNMATVSPGLARAMSALHEGLGSHYVSAPVLGRPDVAAAGKLNIIVAGAAAAQERVAPVLEALGQRLWPVGEAPERGCVVKIAANFMLATAIESMGEASALTRAYGIEADTFLEIVTSTLFAAPAYQGYGKMIREARYTPAGMKMAWGFKDVSLALAASQERQVPLPFAGVLRDSLLDAMAHGDADKDWAALAETAARRGNLDAR